The Niallia alba genome includes a window with the following:
- the cbiB gene encoding adenosylcobinamide-phosphate synthase CbiB: MIGHLISITFAIILDKLIGDPPSLPHPVKGMGKLISFLDQRFNHGKNRSVKGLWMLVMVLLITFLASFFLVYISYQLHWWVGVIVEALLIATTIAQKSLKDAALEVYEPLEVNNLALARLKLSYIVGRDTERLGEAEIVRATVETVAENTSDGITAPLFWAFIGGAPLSLVYRAINTCDSMVGYKNEKYRDFGYFSAKCDDLVNYFPSRITAMLILLFSHCPFYRKREAWKLLFQDAKKHPSPNSGWGEAVTAIILGVQLGGINYYRGKKSDRARMGKALQPLNNSHIIAATKIAEKAVIWFYLFLCIGGIGFELAYAWS; this comes from the coding sequence ATGATTGGTCATTTAATTAGCATTACATTTGCCATTATCTTAGATAAGCTAATTGGTGATCCGCCTAGCCTGCCACATCCTGTAAAAGGAATGGGGAAGTTGATTTCTTTTCTAGATCAGAGATTCAATCATGGTAAAAATCGAAGCGTGAAGGGATTATGGATGTTAGTTATGGTTCTATTGATTACCTTTCTGGCTAGCTTTTTTCTTGTATACATTAGCTACCAGCTCCATTGGTGGGTCGGGGTAATAGTAGAGGCTTTGCTTATTGCAACAACAATCGCTCAAAAAAGTCTTAAGGATGCGGCACTAGAGGTATATGAACCGTTAGAAGTAAATAATTTAGCGCTAGCACGACTAAAGCTTTCGTATATTGTAGGGAGAGATACTGAGCGATTAGGGGAAGCGGAAATAGTGCGGGCAACGGTTGAGACAGTTGCAGAGAATACGAGTGATGGAATTACTGCCCCACTATTTTGGGCATTTATTGGAGGAGCGCCATTAAGCCTTGTATACAGGGCTATCAATACATGTGACAGTATGGTTGGCTATAAGAATGAGAAGTACAGGGATTTTGGTTATTTCTCTGCAAAGTGCGATGACTTGGTTAACTATTTCCCTAGTCGCATTACAGCAATGCTTATACTCTTATTTAGTCATTGCCCATTCTATCGTAAACGAGAAGCCTGGAAGTTATTATTCCAAGATGCAAAGAAGCATCCTTCCCCAAACAGCGGCTGGGGAGAAGCTGTGACCGCTATTATTCTTGGGGTACAGCTTGGAGGCATTAATTATTACCGTGGGAAAAAATCGGATAGAGCCAGGATGGGAAAAGCATTACAGCCCCTTAATAACAGTCATATTATAGCAGCAACAAAAATCGCGGAGAAAGCAGTCATATGGTTTTATCTTTTTTTATGTATCGGAGGGATAGGATTTGAATTGGCCTATGCATGGAGCTAA
- a CDS encoding heme ABC transporter ATP-binding protein — translation MLDIRNLFFQYETKKILQDISFKVKKGEMVGILGPNGSGKTTLMKVISGILTPQKGQVHIKDKPINDYKTKELAKVVAVLSQHVNESFSYTVREIVSLGRYAHQSGLFQSRSTRDEEMVNQVMQQTGVLTFQDKSIHELSGGEKQRVYLAQALAQEPEIILLDEPTNHLDLSFQKDLLDNLREWSKKRDLTIICIFHDLNLAGLYCDRLLLLHDGKVEVDAAPSVVLQENRVKKIYQTDIKRTFHPIRPAPQMALVPRKIERHKREVDPSAITITSERVEVRVPVPLYTLSSGVVGAGMGWYKGFVNRHVDKTYRCEDYREDMEEYLLRNGFIPSETVGMMTAVYTEDATFQFIKREGFSVLLVVTAGVGNAVDAAHSSEHSSFLHPGTINIWIFVNGKISEQAFLQSVITATEAKAAVLRDRKIKDQETGTIATGTSTDSILVAATQEGNYLEFAGTITSLGKCVAEGVYNCITEALDKRERRLSQE, via the coding sequence ATGCTCGATATAAGAAATCTCTTTTTTCAATATGAAACAAAAAAGATCCTACAAGATATTTCCTTTAAGGTGAAAAAGGGAGAAATGGTAGGAATTCTTGGTCCAAATGGTAGTGGGAAAACAACCTTAATGAAAGTTATCAGTGGTATTTTAACACCACAAAAGGGACAGGTTCATATAAAAGATAAACCAATTAATGATTATAAAACAAAAGAATTAGCGAAGGTAGTTGCTGTCCTGTCTCAGCACGTGAATGAGTCTTTTTCCTATACAGTTCGGGAAATCGTTTCATTAGGAAGATATGCGCATCAGTCTGGTTTGTTTCAATCAAGGAGTACGAGGGATGAGGAAATGGTTAATCAGGTTATGCAGCAAACAGGTGTCCTTACATTTCAAGATAAATCGATTCATGAATTATCTGGCGGTGAGAAACAGCGTGTGTATTTAGCGCAAGCCTTGGCTCAAGAGCCGGAAATTATACTTTTAGATGAACCTACCAACCATTTGGATTTATCCTTTCAAAAGGATTTATTGGATAACTTAAGAGAATGGAGTAAGAAAAGGGATTTAACGATTATTTGTATTTTTCACGATTTAAACTTGGCAGGCTTATATTGTGACCGACTGCTTTTATTACATGATGGAAAAGTAGAAGTAGACGCTGCTCCTTCTGTTGTATTACAAGAGAACAGGGTGAAGAAAATCTATCAAACTGATATTAAGAGGACGTTTCATCCGATCCGCCCAGCTCCTCAAATGGCGCTAGTACCTAGAAAGATAGAGAGACATAAGCGAGAAGTGGATCCTTCTGCTATTACGATTACTTCCGAACGAGTCGAAGTGAGAGTTCCGGTTCCGCTCTACACGCTTTCTTCTGGCGTTGTCGGGGCAGGAATGGGATGGTATAAAGGCTTTGTGAATCGACATGTAGATAAGACATATCGCTGTGAAGATTATCGAGAGGATATGGAGGAATATTTACTTCGAAATGGCTTTATTCCATCAGAAACAGTAGGAATGATGACTGCTGTTTATACGGAAGATGCCACATTTCAATTTATTAAGCGAGAGGGATTTTCTGTATTGCTTGTTGTAACAGCAGGGGTTGGGAATGCAGTCGATGCAGCACATAGCAGCGAACACTCGTCCTTCTTACATCCAGGAACAATTAATATTTGGATTTTTGTTAATGGAAAAATATCGGAGCAGGCATTCTTGCAAAGTGTGATTACTGCAACGGAAGCAAAGGCAGCTGTCTTGCGAGATCGAAAGATAAAAGATCAGGAAACAGGAACGATTGCAACAGGCACTTCAACAGACAGTATATTGGTGGCCGCTACACAAGAGGGGAATTATTTAGAATTTGCCGGTACGATCACATCACTCGGAAAATGTGTGGCGGAAGGTGTTTATAACTGCATAACAGAAGCACTAGATAAAAGAGAAAGAAGGTTATCTCAAGAATGA
- a CDS encoding cob(I)yrinic acid a,c-diamide adenosyltransferase, whose protein sequence is MRIYTKTGDKGETSIIGGRVAKDDIRVEAYGTVDELNSFVGLTVAQLDGEQFVDIKEDLEKIQHELFDCGGDLASVSSRRPLKLTEDAIYYLEERIDAFIEETPDLERFILPGGTEAAATVHIARTVTRRAERLVVTLGKTKEDISDLPLKYLNRLSDYFFALARVINYRSNVADVEYVRSAKVFRTSKKGEKNEGKED, encoded by the coding sequence ATGCGTATCTATACAAAAACGGGAGATAAAGGGGAAACAAGTATTATAGGAGGAAGAGTAGCAAAGGATGATATTCGAGTAGAAGCTTATGGAACGGTGGATGAATTAAATTCTTTCGTAGGATTAACAGTCGCACAATTAGACGGAGAGCAATTCGTTGATATAAAAGAAGACCTGGAAAAAATTCAGCATGAATTATTTGACTGTGGGGGAGATTTAGCGAGTGTTTCATCAAGAAGACCGCTTAAATTAACAGAAGATGCTATTTACTATTTAGAGGAGAGAATTGATGCTTTTATAGAGGAAACTCCAGATCTTGAGCGCTTTATTCTTCCTGGTGGAACAGAGGCAGCAGCAACTGTTCATATTGCACGAACAGTGACGAGAAGGGCAGAACGATTAGTTGTCACGTTAGGGAAGACAAAGGAGGATATTTCAGACTTACCGTTAAAATACTTAAATAGACTTTCAGATTACTTTTTTGCGTTAGCAAGAGTAATTAATTATAGAAGTAATGTGGCTGATGTGGAATATGTTCGTAGTGCAAAAGTATTTCGAACAAGTAAAAAGGGAGAGAAAAATGAAGGGAAAGAAGATTAA
- a CDS encoding bifunctional adenosylcobinamide kinase/adenosylcobinamide-phosphate guanylyltransferase — protein sequence METSSSIIFVTGGVRSGKSSFAESLAIEYARKERGDLYYIATSLNTDAEMQERIERHQQIRKMHKVKWKSMEQSADIGELTGIFSKRDVVLLDCLTLLVNNELFFKDQPQDLIEGKLKKEIVELSRTCRYFILVSNEVTYEPLSDPFVQKYCRILNRLHLFLVQYAKEAYLVESGIVQRKKGEAG from the coding sequence ATGGAGACAAGTTCATCCATCATCTTTGTAACTGGTGGCGTAAGAAGTGGAAAATCTTCTTTTGCAGAAAGCTTGGCGATCGAATATGCAAGGAAAGAAAGAGGCGATTTGTATTATATAGCTACTTCTCTTAATACAGACGCTGAGATGCAAGAAAGAATAGAACGGCATCAACAGATAAGAAAGATGCACAAGGTGAAGTGGAAAAGCATGGAACAGTCAGCAGATATCGGCGAATTGACGGGAATATTTTCAAAAAGGGACGTTGTGTTACTTGATTGTTTAACGTTATTAGTAAATAATGAGCTTTTTTTTAAAGATCAGCCGCAAGATTTAATAGAGGGTAAGTTGAAAAAAGAAATAGTCGAGTTAAGCCGGACTTGTCGATATTTTATCCTTGTTAGTAATGAAGTGACGTATGAACCGTTAAGCGATCCGTTTGTACAGAAGTATTGCCGGATACTAAATCGACTTCATCTTTTTCTCGTACAATATGCCAAAGAGGCTTACTTAGTGGAAAGTGGAATCGTACAAAGGAAGAAGGGAGAAGCAGGATGA
- the cobD gene encoding threonine-phosphate decarboxylase CobD: MNWPMHGANPQYLYERASIEMPENALDFSANINPLGPPPILLDKWEELFQTVHLYPDPFASRLKEKISELHGVHPKQLLIGNGAAEIISLLGRILAGKKVLLLQPAFSEYEEVCRINACAISHHYLAAENDWELSPSVLKKEISKMDAVFLCNPNNPTGTFYPKQIIEEMLVICEQNNCYLILDEAFYDFVQDYEDMVPLLKQYSKLIILRSLTKMYSIPGIRLGYVFASKQVIEQLQHFQSQWSINGIALQVGELLIDQEEFQQKTQIFVQIEKKKLYNFFIKEQFMHSESAANYYLLRDPLFIDQKELLTFLLNNGIIARHTYNYPSLEGKWLRFAVKSKEENQQLQGVLTKWRQVHPSSL; this comes from the coding sequence TTGAATTGGCCTATGCATGGAGCTAACCCACAGTATTTATATGAACGTGCAAGTATAGAGATGCCAGAAAATGCGCTTGATTTTAGTGCGAATATTAATCCATTAGGTCCACCGCCTATCCTATTAGACAAGTGGGAAGAACTATTTCAGACTGTCCATCTATACCCAGACCCTTTTGCTAGTCGTTTAAAGGAGAAAATTTCGGAACTGCATGGAGTTCATCCAAAGCAACTTTTGATTGGTAACGGAGCTGCCGAAATTATTTCCTTACTGGGTAGAATCCTTGCAGGAAAAAAAGTATTATTGTTGCAACCTGCTTTCTCTGAATATGAAGAGGTATGTCGTATTAATGCTTGTGCAATCTCCCATCATTATTTAGCAGCAGAAAATGATTGGGAGCTATCTCCTTCAGTATTGAAGAAGGAGATTTCCAAAATGGATGCGGTATTTTTATGTAATCCCAATAACCCCACAGGTACATTTTATCCAAAACAGATTATAGAAGAGATGTTAGTTATTTGTGAACAAAATAATTGTTATTTAATTCTTGATGAGGCTTTCTATGATTTTGTTCAGGACTATGAAGATATGGTTCCTCTATTAAAACAATATTCGAAGCTCATTATTTTGCGATCATTGACTAAAATGTACAGTATTCCAGGAATACGTCTTGGATATGTTTTCGCATCAAAGCAAGTTATCGAGCAGTTACAACATTTTCAATCTCAATGGAGTATTAATGGAATTGCTTTACAGGTTGGCGAATTATTAATCGATCAAGAAGAGTTCCAACAAAAAACGCAAATCTTTGTACAAATAGAAAAGAAAAAGTTATACAATTTTTTTATAAAAGAGCAATTCATGCACTCAGAATCAGCAGCTAATTATTATTTATTAAGAGACCCACTGTTTATTGATCAAAAGGAGCTGCTTACTTTCTTATTAAATAATGGCATCATTGCAAGACATACATATAATTACCCAAGTCTAGAAGGAAAATGGCTAAGATTTGCCGTTAAAAGCAAAGAAGAAAATCAGCAACTGCAAGGAGTGTTAACTAAATGGAGACAAGTTCATCCATCATCTTTGTAA
- the cobS gene encoding adenosylcobinamide-GDP ribazoletransferase — protein MKKWMIGFLLNIQFFTAIPVRVVLPMEREYVQKSIKTFPLLGLFQGFIYVSIFFLLNEYTPFSALAVAFFVWLSMILLTGGLHLDGWMDASDAYFSYQDTNKRLAIMKDPHVGAFGLLSVIVLLSAKFLFIYEIVTHMQEFTYLFVLLLPFFSKTVMGWILLFVQEAKKDGLGAYFKKSVQGQRTFFYNSYFGLVLLVFLLLFPQWLPLFFLFLFISIGCYFLLSRFMKRAFGGLTGDLLGASVEGTELVLWSTLWLLHYFVMV, from the coding sequence ATGAAAAAATGGATGATTGGATTTCTATTAAATATTCAATTCTTTACAGCAATACCAGTTAGGGTAGTACTTCCAATGGAAAGGGAGTATGTTCAAAAAAGTATAAAAACATTTCCACTGCTTGGTCTTTTCCAAGGTTTTATTTATGTGAGTATCTTCTTTTTATTAAATGAATATACCCCCTTTTCAGCTCTTGCAGTAGCCTTTTTTGTTTGGCTTAGTATGATTTTGTTAACAGGGGGGCTTCATTTAGACGGCTGGATGGATGCAAGCGATGCCTACTTTTCTTATCAAGATACCAATAAAAGATTAGCGATTATGAAAGATCCGCATGTTGGTGCATTTGGGCTCTTATCTGTCATTGTTTTATTAAGTGCAAAATTTCTTTTTATCTATGAAATAGTGACACATATGCAGGAGTTCACTTATCTTTTTGTACTGCTTCTTCCATTTTTCTCTAAAACGGTAATGGGCTGGATCTTATTGTTTGTTCAGGAAGCGAAGAAGGACGGGCTAGGAGCATATTTCAAAAAGTCTGTGCAAGGACAGCGGACCTTTTTTTATAATAGTTATTTTGGTCTTGTTTTGCTAGTTTTCTTATTGCTTTTTCCGCAATGGCTACCACTATTTTTTTTGTTTCTTTTCATAAGCATAGGCTGCTACTTTTTATTAAGTCGATTTATGAAGCGGGCCTTTGGAGGACTAACAGGCGATTTATTAGGAGCAAGTGTAGAAGGGACGGAGTTAGTATTATGGTCGACACTATGGTTATTGCATTATTTCGTCATGGTCTAA
- a CDS encoding histidine phosphatase family protein, translating into MVDTMVIALFRHGLTAENERKAYMGWTDAPLSENGRDKLQEKGRPIPEYEWICTSDLVRAKETAAYWFPDQKLWRKACFREINFGDWEGRTYEELKSLPDYRNWLNAPFKVSATNGESFKEMAQRVEEGWESLMKRAEQHHRIAIVTHGGVIRYLLSVYGAEIKNFWDYTIQPGEGIELIWSRKESFRRKERCTLLQEVAFTGKKAGH; encoded by the coding sequence ATGGTCGACACTATGGTTATTGCATTATTTCGTCATGGTCTAACAGCAGAAAATGAACGGAAAGCGTATATGGGATGGACGGATGCTCCTTTAAGCGAAAATGGAAGAGACAAGCTTCAAGAAAAAGGGAGACCGATTCCTGAGTATGAATGGATTTGTACCAGTGATCTAGTACGAGCAAAGGAGACAGCAGCTTATTGGTTTCCTGATCAAAAGTTGTGGAGAAAGGCTTGTTTTCGTGAAATCAATTTTGGAGATTGGGAAGGGCGAACATATGAAGAATTGAAATCTCTTCCTGATTACCGTAATTGGCTGAATGCTCCATTTAAGGTTTCCGCAACAAATGGCGAATCCTTTAAAGAGATGGCTCAGCGAGTGGAAGAGGGCTGGGAGAGTCTAATGAAGCGAGCAGAACAGCATCATCGTATAGCGATTGTCACACATGGCGGCGTTATTCGTTATTTGCTTAGTGTATATGGGGCTGAAATAAAGAATTTCTGGGACTACACCATACAGCCAGGAGAAGGCATAGAGCTAATATGGTCGAGAAAAGAAAGCTTTAGGAGGAAGGAAAGATGCACTTTATTACAGGAGGTAGCCTTCACGGGAAAAAAAGCTGGGCATTAA
- a CDS encoding cobyric acid synthase, with amino-acid sequence MKGVMIQGTSSDVGKSLIATALCRILANKGIKVAPFKSQNMSNNSYVTMDGKEIGRAQGIQAEAAKVEATVWMNPILLKPRSDSQSEVVLLGEATTTLSGRDYREQFYQKGIRVIQKSLEYLHSHYEMVIMEGAGSPVEINLKDRELVNMKVAELADIPVILVADIDRGGVFASIIGTLALFSEQERRRVKGIIINKFRGDQSLFEDGVRWLEEKTGIPVLGVLPFIHDHMIEGEDSLSIREKRLANTEEIIDLAVVNNRYLSNFTDIEPFFFEQDVSVRLVHKGEDLGNPDAVILPGTKSTIADLEAMKRSGLADQIKNYYAKGGRVIGLCGGYQMLCTVLKDPHGTDTGIINEEIEGIGLIPATTTFEKKKQTIRVEGTYHPYTELACEKVEGYEIHLGKTEYTSKERCPFLWLDSREEGYYRENGRLIGTYMHHLFYNDVFRNTWLDQIRLQKGLPKRKPLVMQEQKDKRFDVLADEIKKHLDWEKVMDILQAGD; translated from the coding sequence ATGAAGGGTGTGATGATACAAGGGACTTCCTCGGATGTTGGGAAAAGTCTGATTGCTACTGCTTTATGCCGTATCTTGGCAAACAAGGGAATAAAGGTAGCGCCATTTAAATCACAAAACATGTCTAATAATTCCTATGTAACAATGGATGGAAAAGAAATTGGCCGAGCCCAGGGAATTCAAGCGGAAGCTGCAAAGGTGGAAGCAACAGTTTGGATGAATCCAATTCTCCTAAAGCCAAGATCTGATTCGCAATCAGAGGTTGTCCTCCTTGGAGAAGCAACTACTACTCTTTCTGGTAGAGACTATCGGGAACAGTTTTATCAAAAAGGAATTCGCGTTATTCAAAAAAGCCTAGAATATCTGCATAGTCACTATGAGATGGTGATTATGGAAGGCGCAGGAAGCCCGGTGGAAATTAATTTAAAAGACAGAGAACTTGTAAATATGAAAGTTGCTGAGCTGGCCGATATTCCAGTAATTCTTGTAGCTGATATTGATCGTGGTGGTGTATTTGCCAGTATTATCGGTACACTTGCTTTGTTTTCTGAGCAGGAACGAAGAAGGGTAAAAGGCATCATTATTAATAAATTCCGAGGGGATCAATCGCTTTTTGAAGACGGGGTTCGCTGGTTGGAAGAAAAGACAGGCATTCCTGTTCTTGGAGTCCTTCCTTTTATTCATGACCATATGATTGAAGGGGAGGACTCATTGTCTATTCGGGAGAAAAGATTGGCCAATACGGAAGAAATAATAGATTTAGCAGTAGTCAACAATCGTTATTTATCAAATTTTACAGATATAGAACCATTCTTTTTTGAACAAGATGTTAGCGTCCGACTTGTCCATAAAGGAGAAGATTTAGGAAATCCAGATGCAGTCATTCTTCCAGGTACGAAAAGTACAATTGCTGATTTGGAAGCGATGAAAAGGAGTGGATTGGCTGATCAAATTAAAAATTATTATGCCAAAGGCGGCAGAGTAATAGGATTATGCGGTGGCTATCAAATGCTTTGTACAGTCTTGAAGGATCCCCATGGGACGGATACAGGAATAATAAACGAGGAAATAGAAGGCATAGGTCTGATCCCGGCGACAACGACCTTTGAAAAGAAAAAACAAACGATTCGAGTGGAAGGCACCTATCATCCATATACGGAGTTAGCATGTGAAAAGGTCGAAGGTTATGAGATTCATTTAGGAAAAACAGAATATACCTCTAAGGAAAGATGTCCGTTTCTATGGCTGGATAGCAGAGAAGAAGGCTATTATCGAGAAAACGGAAGATTGATAGGTACTTATATGCATCACCTATTCTATAATGATGTGTTTCGCAATACATGGTTAGATCAAATTCGTTTGCAAAAAGGACTGCCAAAACGAAAACCGCTAGTTATGCAGGAACAGAAGGATAAACGCTTTGACGTGCTTGCAGATGAGATAAAAAAACACTTGGATTGGGAAAAAGTAATGGATATCCTTCAGGCTGGTGATTAG
- a CDS encoding ECF transporter S component, whose product MKGKKINILAIFIAISVVGAFIKIPSFIGSVALDSFPSLIAGVFFGGLAGGMVAAFGHLVSALIGGLPLGMFHLFIALEMFILVVMYTKIYHMGNKIVSYLFFVLANAAILPLPFLWLLGKGFYISMVPVLLIGAVLNGIIAQLLMPRLERFRRVWGEVKQ is encoded by the coding sequence ATGAAGGGAAAGAAGATTAATATCCTAGCCATTTTTATCGCTATATCGGTCGTTGGTGCATTTATAAAAATTCCGAGTTTTATTGGAAGTGTGGCGCTTGATAGTTTTCCAAGTTTAATTGCAGGAGTGTTTTTTGGTGGATTGGCAGGAGGCATGGTAGCGGCTTTTGGTCATCTTGTTTCAGCCCTTATAGGGGGACTTCCACTTGGAATGTTTCATTTATTTATTGCGCTTGAAATGTTTATTCTTGTTGTTATGTATACGAAAATCTATCATATGGGAAATAAAATTGTCTCTTATTTATTCTTTGTGTTAGCAAACGCAGCGATTCTTCCACTTCCATTTTTATGGCTTCTAGGAAAAGGGTTTTACATTTCAATGGTTCCAGTACTATTGATTGGTGCAGTATTAAATGGGATTATTGCACAGTTGTTAATGCCAAGACTAGAGCGTTTCAGAAGAGTATGGGGTGAGGTCAAGCAATGA
- a CDS encoding D-alanine--D-alanine ligase, with product MKKKLGLLYGGKSAEHKVSMQTAMAVIKALDTDKYDIHPIYISESGEWVRGPQLMGPVENVKELAFHSHEQIGSNALSTTLFQANDEATLDVIFPLLHGPNGEDGTVQGLLELLNLPYVGNGVLASSAGMDKVIMKNIFEVAGLNQVKYNSFIRSDWQSDKDAAYDRVEKELGFPCFVKPANLGSSVGISKCTTREELETAFIEAFQFDRKIIVEEGLTAREIEVGVLGNDHPEVSVAGEIVPKKDFYDYKAKYEDGDTALIIPAEITEMEYAAIKEDAIKAFKALDCSGLVRADFFLTKEGKVYINEVNTMPGFTPFSMFPLLWKHTGLEYDALINKLVDLAVERHTEKQNIKYTI from the coding sequence ATGAAAAAGAAACTTGGATTATTATATGGCGGAAAATCTGCTGAACATAAAGTTAGTATGCAAACGGCGATGGCTGTAATTAAAGCGTTAGATACGGATAAATATGATATTCACCCGATTTACATATCTGAGAGTGGTGAATGGGTGCGTGGACCACAATTAATGGGACCAGTTGAAAATGTAAAAGAGCTTGCGTTCCATTCACATGAGCAAATTGGTTCAAATGCTCTTTCTACTACTCTTTTCCAAGCAAATGATGAGGCTACCTTAGACGTGATTTTTCCATTGCTTCACGGACCAAATGGAGAAGATGGAACAGTACAAGGATTGTTGGAACTATTAAATCTTCCTTATGTGGGGAATGGTGTTCTAGCATCTTCTGCTGGGATGGATAAAGTAATTATGAAGAATATTTTTGAAGTAGCTGGACTAAATCAAGTAAAATATAATTCTTTTATCCGCAGTGATTGGCAAAGTGATAAGGATGCAGCGTATGATCGCGTAGAAAAAGAATTAGGCTTTCCTTGTTTTGTTAAGCCGGCTAATCTTGGTTCAAGTGTAGGAATTAGTAAATGTACGACAAGAGAAGAATTAGAGACGGCTTTTATCGAGGCATTCCAATTTGACCGCAAAATAATCGTGGAAGAAGGCTTAACAGCAAGAGAAATTGAAGTAGGGGTGCTAGGAAATGATCATCCTGAAGTTTCTGTAGCTGGCGAAATTGTTCCGAAAAAAGATTTTTATGATTATAAAGCAAAATATGAAGATGGAGACACGGCTTTAATTATTCCTGCAGAAATCACGGAAATGGAGTATGCAGCTATTAAAGAAGATGCAATTAAAGCATTTAAAGCACTTGATTGTTCTGGCCTTGTCCGTGCAGATTTCTTCTTAACAAAAGAAGGAAAAGTTTACATTAATGAAGTGAATACAATGCCTGGATTTACACCATTCAGCATGTTCCCATTATTATGGAAACATACAGGTTTAGAATATGATGCTCTTATCAATAAATTAGTGGATCTTGCTGTAGAAAGACATACAGAAAAACAAAATATTAAATATACGATCTAA
- a CDS encoding bifunctional adenosylcobinamide kinase/adenosylcobinamide-phosphate guanylyltransferase, whose amino-acid sequence MHFITGGSLHGKKSWALTFAKEQGFVNGKVIRLFDAKKIDIESDKEQSTDFYIMEGLEWMIKHRLQEESLEQTIVYMKTFVEELLQWERIEKNRCVFLIGSDITKGIVPIDKEDRMWRDATGLIFQQIVKKADRVDVIWYGLNERLK is encoded by the coding sequence ATGCACTTTATTACAGGAGGTAGCCTTCACGGGAAAAAAAGCTGGGCATTAACGTTTGCAAAGGAACAAGGTTTTGTAAATGGAAAGGTAATTCGTTTATTTGACGCAAAGAAGATAGATATCGAAAGTGACAAAGAGCAGTCTACTGATTTTTATATTATGGAAGGTCTAGAGTGGATGATTAAACATCGTCTTCAGGAGGAATCATTGGAACAAACGATAGTTTATATGAAAACCTTTGTGGAAGAGCTGCTTCAATGGGAAAGGATAGAGAAAAATAGATGTGTGTTTTTAATTGGTAGTGACATTACGAAAGGCATCGTTCCTATTGATAAAGAAGATCGGATGTGGCGTGATGCTACAGGGCTTATTTTTCAGCAGATCGTTAAAAAAGCAGATAGAGTGGATGTTATATGGTATGGATTAAATGAGCGATTGAAATAG